The Juglans regia cultivar Chandler chromosome 16, Walnut 2.0, whole genome shotgun sequence nucleotide sequence TTAGGAGCTTTGAGTTATACATATGTTACTATGGATTGGGAGAATACTCGAGAAGACAAAACAGGTGTCACCGTCATGAAGTCTATAATACCTTCTATTTCATTGTTGCAGTTATACCATATTGGCTGCGCTTTCTACAGGTAACATTTACTCTTTTCCTTGTTTTTTAGCATGTATGGTGGAACTGTACATGAGATTGCAAAAATTATGAGGTTAGGATAAGTACTATTGTTGAGTTCCTTTCTGTACCATTTATTCTCAGCATACTTTGGTGATTTTCTGACTAGTTCAGAGGATAATTTTATTCCCGGGATACGAAAATCCTTGCATCATGCTGATTTCTCTGTTCAGCTTGCACCACTGGCTTCTTTCATCAATtcaaatttgtttgtttgtccTTAACAGTGGCTGGACTGCTGTTTGGGCCTTTGGCGACCTAAATGGTTCGTGCATTCATTCACTCAATCTGATGATCCAGATTTAGACTGCAATTATCATTGCATCAATCATGTATCCATTGAAGCTTGTATAATTTCAATCCTAGAAAACATAAATAGGGGTGATGGAGCAACTTAAGAACATTTTTCTCCCCAAGTTATAAAAGACTGTTCAAAATATGATCTCATTCAGATGTCAAAATGGATCTATATCCGACTATGTAATGCTCATGCATCCATTTGCATTTCAGGACTAAATAACTAGAAGAGTTATAAACGTTTTTTTTACAACATTGTAACATTCAGCTAactgcattttaaaaaaaatggacaacATATTGACAGATAGTCAACATCATTTTGTAGTGCATTCGTCGATTTTACGAAGACAAAGATGCAATGCACGGGTACAATGGTTTGAAGTACTTCTTGACCATTGTTGCAGTTATTATTAGAACAGCTTTTGAGCTAAAGAAGAGAATAGCCTGGATGGTGTTTGCTCTAGTCAGCTCTGCCATTGCAGTAACAATGAATACATATTGGGATATAGTTGTTGACTGGGGGCTTCTGCAAAGGAAATCAAGGAACAGATTATTGAGAGataaacttctcatttccaGAAAGTGTGTCTACTTTGCAGCTATGGTATTGTTAAGTCTCTTAATGTGAGAGATATGTAAATTCTTTTGTCATTTCCTAGTAATCCAATTTTCTTTGCAGTTCTTGAATATAGTACTGCGACTTGCTTGGATGCAATTGGTGTTGGGATTCAGATTGCATTCCCTTCGTAAGATGACCATAACAACCACAATGTCATGCCTAGAAATTATTCGCCGTGGCATTTGGAGCTTCTTCAGGTATCCTTCTCCGAGATCGGGGTGTTTATGTGTAGAGGATGCTTTCATTAATCTAaagttctaataaaattatcccaagttatcagtttgttttaattttgaatgTGGTGGATACTAAATACCAAAGGGTCAAAGAATTGCCATCACACAGATTATCTAAACCACTACTCTTAAGCTCAGGAGTGATAAATGGCTaaagtactaatatatatacaatgattCAATTTCGCACAAAATGTTGACAGACATACTGATAGGTTTATGTTCCTAATTTGTTTGTGCTTCAACCTTGTGGGGGGTTTATTCAATCAGGTTGGAAAATGAGCACCTAAACAATGTTGGCAAATACCGTGCATTCAAGTCAGTGCCACTTCCTTTCAGTTACAACgagaatgaagatgatgatgatgagacaGAAGATGACGAGGATGACAAGGATGATTAAGCATCAACATGATGAACACATGATACTTCTCAAACAAAGCCATGAAGCTAATATGCATTTGCTCTGGGAATGATCTCTTCTTCCCTAAAAGCCAGAACGATCTGTGGTTCTTAGCCCGTCCAAATACTGCGCAGGCTCTGGCTAAAtcacttcatttcattttttttggttgacCTTGAAAAGGTGTTGAAGAAAATGCTTTAGAGAAAGTTTTGTATCAATGGTTCCTCACAAAGCCGTACACTGATTCTTCATTCATCAATGCACAAAATTCTATTTGGATTGTCAAGGTGCACCTGCTAAAAGGGGTGTTAAATACTGCTAACTCCCAATAAATAGACATTGTCTCTGGCAGATATGTAAACACAGGAATAGAATCATCTTTGTCAAGAATGTGAAAAcagaatatttttattgttatgaCTTGCCAAATACAATGATAGGTTCTGGTTTAAATAGATACAAGAGGCTAGACTACGTATggaaataaacaaatacaaggaaagaaataataattacaaatcaaTTCCTAGAAtcaatatttacaaatcaattccTAGAATTATGATGAGGATTTCATGGCTGATTTTGTGTAGTTTGGGATCCTGGGAATGAGCAGTTTTGGATGGtgtcaatactccccctcaagttggcgcatgaaggtccgtaatgcccaacttgcataaaaaatgatgaaagagTTCTCGGCCTaaggctttggtgaagatgtccGCAACTTGTTCATGTGATGACGTATGGACGGCAGTGAGGAGACCAGACCGGATCTTGTCTCGAATaatgtgacaatcaatctcaatatgcttggtgcgttCATGGAACACAGGATTATGAGCAATGTGCAGAGCAGATTGATTATCACAATGTAAGCTAAAAGGTTCAGGATGAGAAATACCAAAATCAGCGAGGAGTTGTTTTAACCAGGTGAGCTCACAAGTGGTGACGGCCATGGCACAATACTCAGCTTCAGCGGAAGAGCGAGCTACTGTCGTTTGTTTCTTGGTGCGCCATGAAATAGGACTAGTGCCAAGCTGAATGAAATAGCCGGTGGTAGAGCGACGCGTTGTGGGACAGCTGGCCCAATCTGAATCAGTATAAGCAGTGACATGTAAAGTAGTGGAAGAGGGAAAGAAAATGCATTGGCCTGGGCTGCCTTTGATGTATCGAAGAACACGAGTGGCGGCTTGCATGTGTGGAAGGCGGGGGGCATGCATAAACTGACTGAGGATGTTCACTGCGAAGACAATATCAGGCCTAGTGATGGTCAGGTAGATGAGTTGTCCCACGAGTCGCCGATAGGGACTAGGATCAGAAAGAAGGTCGCCATCTTGATTTGTGAGCTTCAAGTTTTGTTCCATGGGAAAGGAAGCGATCCGGGCGCCAAGTTGACCACTGTCATTCAGaatatcaagagcatattttcGTTGATTCAGGAAGATGCCTTTTTGGGAACGCGCAACTtcgagaccaagaaaatatttgaggggGCCGAGATCCTTGGTTTTGAAATTGGTAGAGAGTGCATGTTTGAATGTCTCTATTTGGGAAAGATCATTTCCAGCAAccagaatatcatcaacatagacaagTACGATGGTGATACTCGTGGGTTTGACCAAGGTGAATAAAGAGTGATCTGCTTGAGATTGAGtaaaacctgcatcaagaagcacagttgttagtttaaaaaaccagttgcgggatgcttgtttgaggccgtaGAGGGATTTGTGGAGGCGGCAGACACGAGTCTCCCCCTTAGGGCAATATCCAGGAGGTGGTGTCATGTAtacttcttcatcaagatcgcCATGTAAGAAAGCATTGTTGACATCGAGTTGGTGGATGATCCATTGCTGAGCAGCGGCTACAGCTAACAAGCACCGAACAATAGTCATTTTTGCAACAGGTGCAAAAGTCTCATGATAATCGAGGCCTTCAACTTGAGTATAACCTTTTGCAACCAGGTGAGCTTTAAACCTTTCAATTGAACCATCGGCTTTGAGCTtggttttaaagacccatttgcaaccaatggGCTTTTTACTAGGAGGGAGTGGTTCAAGTGTCCAGGTAGAATTAGCTTCAAGTGCACGGAGCTCATTAGACATTGCTTCACGCCAGTGGGAATGACGAAGGGCAGTGGAATAGCAAGAAGGTTCAACAGAAGAGGTAAGAGCATGTAAAAATGTAAGATGAGAAGTTGAGAAACGAGAATATGAAAGAAATGCAGATAAAGGGTGAGTAGTACCTGAGGTTGATGTAGCGAGGGATGGTGCCGTGGGCTCTGTGTGTAGAGTCGGACAAACATAATCCTGAAGGTAAGTGGGTCGAGAAGTAGTGCGGCGAGGACGAAGAGAAgtagagggagagggagagtcCGTGGTGGTAATAGAAGGAGGAGGGGGTGGTGTTGGAAGGGTTGGTTCGGGAGCAGGTAATGAGAAAATAGGTTCGGGGACGGGTAAGGGGAGAATAGGGAGAGAGGGATGAGAAATATCTGGAAGATCTTGAAACGGAAAGATGTCTTCATGGAAAGTAACATCTCGAGAAAAGAAGATTTTTTGTGTGTCGAGATTATAGAGTTTGTATGCTTTGTGGTTACTGGGATAGCCAAGGAATATGCATTTGGAGGCGCGGGGGGAGAATTTATCTCGATGAGCACAAAGAGTTTGTGCGTAACATAAGCAACCGAACACACGGAGGTGATTGTAATTGGGAATGGTTTTGAAGAgaatttcaaaaggagatttattttgaaggagACGACTCGATGTACGGTTAATGAGATATGCCGCTGTGAGTACACATTCTCCCCAAAATTTTAGAGGCAAGTGTGCTTGGAAGCGAAGACTACGAGCAATATTGAGAAGGTGCCTGTGTTTTCGCTCCGCAACGCCATTTTGTTGCGGAGTTTCAACGCAAGTACGTTCATGAATAATGCCGTGATTGTGAAGATAAGATTGAAATTTTTGCGAAagaaattcttgtccattatcagtacgaattttttttactgtagtATTGAACTGAGTTTGAACAAGGGCAAAAAAATGTATAAGATTTGTATAGGCCTCTGATTTATAACGCATAAGATAAATCCAAGTGGTGCgggaaaaatcatcaactatagtgagaaaataatgagaacCACAAATAGAAGAAGTATGGTATccaccccaaatgtcacaaaaaATTCTATTGAAAGCAAAAGAACTTTTATTATCACTAGAGGAAAAAGGCAAACGTGTGTGCTTAGAACgagcacaaacatcacaattTGAAAGAACATgagaattattaaataattgaggAATAATAAGGCAGGAAGGATGACCTAGGCGTTGGTGCCATAAGTCTTTATTAGCAGTGGATTGAACTGAGAGAGCCAGAACATTGTTGGGCCGGTACACATAAAGCCCATTGCAAAAATCACCCGCTCCAATCAGCCTCGTCAACTGTGGGTCCTGAAACAAgaaatttttagaagaaaaagaaacaatgcaATTTGTGTTAGTTGTGAGCTGAGGGACAGATAGAAGATTAAAATGAAAGTCAGGGATATAATAGACATTTGAGAGGGTAAGAGTCGGGGACAAGTTGCAGGAGCCGATACCCATAATAGAGAGGGTATGGCCATTCGGGAGCTTCAccgagagagaagggggggggaCTTAAGAGCAGAAAATAGGCGGCGATCGTGGCACATGTGCGCACTAGCGCCGCTGTCCACGACCCAATCGTGGTGGCTGTCAAAGGAGGAAGGAGAAGTAGTGACATTACCGACGAAATTGGAGGAAGGGGGTGTCGATGTGAGCAAGTCGAACAATTTTTGGTAGAGCTCCGGCGTCAATCCCGGTACCGGCGAGGAATCTGCGGAGAAGGAGGCTTGATTTGCGACCGGAGCCAAGCCAGAAGGTGGTTTGCCGAGTAAGGAGGGGCGCGGCTTGGAGCGTGGGTCACGGCCAGATGGGTACCCGATTATTCTCCAGCAACGGTCACGGGTGTGACCCGTTTTGCCACATTCAGTGCAGCGAAGATGGCTTCGGGCAGTGCTGGAGTTGGTTGCTGCGAAGGCCATGGATTCCGTCGGCAGTGGGCGGATGTGCAGAAGGCGCTGCTGCTCTTcctgaaataaaatagagaaaactttTGTGATGGAAGGAAGGGGTTCCATAGCTAGGATTTGGGTTCTGAGTTGGGCAAAAGAATCATTTAGACCAAGAAGGAACTGGAAGACGCGTTCGTCATCGGCTTGTTTTTGTAAATCCTTGAGGTCAGTGTTGTTTTGAAGATGGCTTAATTCATCCCATATTTGTTTGATATGGTTGTAATACTCATGAATGGAGGTGGTGTTTTGTTGCAGAGAGGAAAGCTCACGTTTGAGGAGATAGAGACGGGCATTATTGCCATGACTGAAACGAGATTGAAGGTCAACCCAAACATCTCGTGGATTGGTGTGATATTCAAGGGAGTTGGCTAGAGATGGACTGATGGAGTTTAAAATCCAGGTAAGGACCATGTCTTTGGTTTGATTCTATTGGTTGTAATCTGGAGAGGTCGAATCAGGGTTGGGGAGAGAGCCATCAACAAAACTGAGTTTGTTCTTGGCGTTGAGTGCTCGagtcatggctttttgccattttggaaaattgtcTCCCGTAAGGAGGCCGGATACAAGAATTAGACTAGGGGAATCAGAGGGGTGAAGGGAATATGGGGAGGTAACAGTGGAGTTTGAAGAGGAGGCCATGGAGGTTTCGGGTAGGCTAGGAATCGTCTTtaggctgataccatgtcaagaatGTGAAAAcagaatatttttattgttatgaCTTGCCAAATACAATGATAGGTTCTGGTTTAAATAGATACAAGAGGCTAGACTACGTATggaaataaacaaatacaaggaaagaaataataattacaaatcaaTTCCTAGAAtcaatatttacaaatcaattccTAGAATTATGATGAGGATTTCATGGCTGATTTTTTGTAGTTTGGGATCCTGGGAATGAGCAGTTTTGGATGGTGTCAATAATCTTTTCCCTTTAAACCAACCAACCAAGTCACCTGGCGATtgagaatttttgaaaaatgagtgagatttattattaaaaaattaatttttttatgtaaattttatatttatatttatttttttaaaaaaaattgttttaaatatcatttattatctttgaatttttcttttaaaaatataaaggatGATCTAATGATGATTAAAAGTTTCACGTTTTATAtggtaaaatgaaaataagatataaaaGTGTGGTTTGTAACATTACTCTCAAGAGATATGGGAAGGCTTAAAAGAAGATGTGTTATTACGAAGCAATAGTATTTATAAGTCAATATAAAAGATACATTTTCTACAATAGGGATATACCGTAATTTGATATATAAGagaatttaatttaaatcatctcatatcaGTGATGTGGAGGGTATATCCTGACACGTGCTTGTAAAtataattctttattatttcGAGAGATTAATCAAGTGGTAGCACCATAAGCTTCTAGGACCTACCACATAAGGTGCGAGATGCTTCGGGGGCAACAATTCAAATatattcattataaataattttttcttgtataAGAATAAGTTTGGTTTTATTGATTTATGATGCAACACCCAATGTGATAGATTGTAGCCATGATTTTTCactgtaatatataattatatgtagtatatggtgtgatgatgatgaatataattttttatttaaaaaagtacgATATATCATACTTTATCTTTAAAGAAGATTTGTTAATcgagagttattttatttttaaacatataatttacaccatttaaatgttaagattcaatttttaagatttaaattttaaaatttatcttttaaatcaaattattttatgcaAGTATTTTACTATGTTTGTTTTACAAATCAATTTGAGAATATaagttttcattaatcaattaCGAAAAACGAtaagcttataattttttataattattttacaactttatttCGAACTGTGTGTagttatgtaaaattgaaaatattttacataactaATTTACAACTTTATTTCCGGCTGTGTGTAATTATGATTAACGatgttaaaagaatatttaaaataaaaatcaaatacactATCAAATAATAAAAGGGTGATAGGAGGATAAGCCTATCATTATTTACTTCCTACCatttatttactattctttttatttttttaattttttttaatgattaaaaaatatttaaaaaatatttaaaaataataaaaaaataaaaattcaactgCATTATAGAGTAGTAAATGAATGGTAGGAATATGGGTGGATAGCGAGGCCCCGCATCCCGCTACCCCACCCTCATTCGCCCCACACCTCTCCCTAGTTGGGTTAGGGGCCGGGAGGGCCCAACCCTACCccatacttatatattttattatatattaagtgAAAGTAATGTGCAATAATGCACAtttgcttagtttatatttaattatttttgttaagaattaattttttattaataaagacgtaatatttttggttaattaaataacgatgtaatgtttatgttatttatgaataattacatgttgtgatatatttattattttattttattaatttttagttgtAGTGTTTCTATTTGtcgtttttctatttttttatctttttattttattaagccTGTATTTTTCGAATAGGACTTGCTTTTAGTggattttctctatttcttctgCTACATGTTTCActtttttcacatctttaacGAGAGCAAAGTTAATGTGGGTTTGGACTTTGCATCCTTTCGGTGTTTATTTCCCACCACAAATCAAATCATGATTTTGTATCTTGCTTGgtatttgggttttttttctcttttattttccttggaCGAAAAAGTTAATAAATGCCATGAATCTTTAATATGAAGCGAACCATGTATATTTTtgggtttcttttccttctcatttAAGCCTAGAAACTCCGCCTCCAATTAAACACCACACCATTATCctactttcatctcattatataagatgtgacatatttattactattaaataataaaaaatatctaataaatgatcattcaataatgataaatatgttacattatatataatgggatgaaaataaaatgatggtGTGGTTTATAGAATTTTCCAGCTTAAAACAAACTCATCTATGGATGCATATAATGAAATATCTGATATAAATCACTTCGTTGATATCATGACttcaaataatgtaataaatgGTACATACAGGGAACAAATTGACAAAAGAGCTAATTATGACCTTTCGTTTTTCATGTTTATTATCCAGTGCCTAAAGATCAAGATAAACCCTATATCCAGTATCCTTgcattaatcattataaaaaaattacttatttacgataagttaatttaataaaataattatttataattaaaattaattataaataatcttttagctgtaataaattaattacaaaaatctttttttcttgtagtgaatataGATAGGCCAGTCTCATGCATGCCAATaaagtcatgaaaatttttcaaaatttggaaTAGAACAAACAGAAAACTATTCATCTCATACAATGTACAATGTACATGCTAACTCCTACAAATATTTAAGGTAAACAAAGGAGGAGTACCTATCAGAACCatttgataaaggaaaatgctggagctcccgttgggggctcccgctggagttctagtgtattttatatgtgtattttttaattctttttttatatagatgtttttaataatttttaatatttttaaaaaataaaaaaattcataatattattaaataatactttcttaattacgaaataaaataaaaaatatttttttaatattttttattttacttcataattaaagaagtatttttttaataatttttttttacttcttgattaagaaagtgtttttaataatattttatatttattttatattttaaaaatattaaaaagtattaaaaaaatttatataaaaaacaatttaaaaaaaaacacaaacaaatacaTACTACAGCCCCAACGGGAgcttccagcgggagcccccagcggggctgtagcactatccTTTGATAAAAGCGTTATACAAAAGGTAAAACAGCATGCAATTAATATATGGTCAAAAAAGGTggctaaaataataaatatattgatcataccgtttcttttcttcttttgcaagACAAAAATGTATAGAACTGTTATTTCATGCCGGAAATCAGTGAGAAACGTGCTCAAAGATCAAGACTCTAAGAAGCTTCTTTACAAAGAAcaatatttaatgaaatttaattcaaatatgATAGTTTAACTTCTATATGTATTTAATGAAGTTTAATTCAAATATGATGGTCTAACTTCCATACGCCCGTTACATTCACAATACACTGACGGATTTAGACGAACGACGTTAACTttaacgaaaaaataacaaaaaccgttaaaacaagatttgCCGTTAGATagtcacattatatatataaagagatatatttataaatatttattatttgtactatatataaacatagtaatatgtatttaatagaatttttacttaatattttgtataaattatggTGTAGTAGagtaacttttttataaattgtcaaGACAATACtaaagtctcacattgcttgaatgtaagacttgtattgtgaatgcaatatataaaaatgtcaCCTTATTGTACTacattttacataaaatatgtaatagtaaatttaaaaactacataatttttaaattatagtcatatttataattttaaatttataatttaggttcaaaaatatatttttttttatcactttttaatccgaaaataatttttaaacctaaTAAACTGTAGTTTATTATTGAAGTGGACAGGAGATGGAGAGGTGGCTTCCCACGGTGCGGATAACATCCCTAGGTAGGAACTAAGAAGtaataaatctattattatCCATTACTTATTAATCTAGTCacttttaaaattacaatatatcatatttttcataGCAGTTTCCGTCCAATCTCTGAGTCCTAAAATGGGAGAAACATATAAAGTAGATTTTCCAGCATTTAGAATTGTAAGTGAATTTATCGAACAAtgggagacgtttggattcaaagatgacttgagaagatttgaaatgagctgagatgacttgagatggattgtgaatagtaatgaaatgagttgtgaatagtaataaaatttatgagttaaagttattgaataataataaataataatgagataaattgagataaattaaaatgaactgagatgactTACCAATCCAAACGTATACTCTCGAAGTTCCGACAAAACTCCAAGGAATCTAAATCAGCAATTTAACCGTTTAAGTTTTAACGAATTTACAaggcaaagaaaattaaaaaaaaaaaaaaaaaaaaaaaaaaaaagaaaaaagcagaGCTCGAAGGGTTTTAGTAGGAGGGTTTTAATCTGCCATGGGGGGCGTGCTCTCTTCCACAGCAACGAGCCGCAGCAACACTACAACCACTGTTACTCGTCTTCTAACTCTGCGATTCTCAAAACCTCGACTGATCGCTGAACTCGGCAAAGCCCAGCATGTCCGATTCTGATTCTAAAACCCTAGACCCCGAATCGACAACCCCCAAAACCGACGACCTGGAAAACTCAGCTTCAACCAAGCCCCTCGATCCCTCAATCGGAGGTGCCGAAGCCATCCAAAAGGATTTGGGCCAAGCGGAGATGGAAAATGGGGAGGAAGGGGAAGAAGAGGGAGAGTGTGGGTTTTGCTTGTTCATGAAGGCGGGCGGTTGCAAGGAGAGTTTTATAGCGTGGGAGCAATGCATTGAGGAGGCTGAGAAGATGAAGGAGGACATTGTCGAAAAGTGCGTCGAGGTGACTGGGGCGTTGAAGAAGTGTATGGAGGCTCATGCCGACTACTACGAGCCAATACTCAGGGCCGAGAAAATGGCCGAGGAGGAGGCCATTAGGGAGTTGGACATTGAAaaggagaaggagagggaagCTTCTTCTGAGGGTTCGTAGCAATATGTGGTTTTGGAGTCAAGGGGCTTCTGACTGAATTGACACGATAGGtgcttttttctcttctttaaaTCATGATTTATcaggcataaaaaaattattatctgcGGCTATGAGCGGCGGTGAAAGAGAATAATTTTGGACTTTTCTCCTCTctagttttgtttttctaaagaaattaatttgagGATAAGGAGGCCTGCTTACAGGCAATTAAGCAACCCTGTTCAATGGATGGGTGTCAGCTTATATCAGTTGTTGCTTCATAATAATTGGTTGATGAATTCTTACCTGTACCAACTGTTCCATGATTACGTTCTCTATTTCAGTGTCAGATTCTTCAGCTTACCTTATTACCTCTTCTCTTTTCGAGTGTTCTGTTACTATTTCCTAATCGGAATTGTTGTATTTGAATCTATGGAATTCTTAGTCTTGGTTGGGCTGACCTTGAATAATGAAAAGTTCGATTATCAAAATCTGTTTTCGTTTCTTCTCCTAGATATTTTGAAGTGTTCAAGGGTGGTAAAAATTGAGCTGAACGTGTATAGTTTGGGATTACTGCCAGACTGCTAATCCTGGTATTTTATCAGAAATTCTTCAAAATGTCAACCAAGAAACACATCATCTACTCTCCATTATGTTAACAACAATTCTATTTGAACCTCATCATCTACTCTCCCATTAtcttatgaaataaaattttaataatatttttaatataagttacagttattagatgaaaaatagtATATCTACGAAGTTAGTACTTTCATTAAGTTAGTAAAAGTCTTTTAGTTTTCCTAATGCATTTCTTCTTGGTTTCTCAACTCATGCCTTTTAGTTTTGTAATCAATAGATTCATAAACTATAGGTTCATGAAGGTCAATGAATCATTATTGTGATGAAGTTTTACTTCTACCAATTATTACATGAATACATTCTCTCCAGCGGCCGCCGATTTTTTAAGCTTACCTTATTAAACCTTCTCTGCTTAAATGttctattattttccttcctACTTTTTTGGTGATTTCCTTTGGATTACTGAAAGgagcttctttttttaatcaaaaggaacaaaaactttattgatagtCAGAAAAGGCAAGACCCCAAGTACATAAAACCTATACAAGAGTGTCAcctatgcatgtttttttttttttttttttatcagtaaaagtaagtttcattaatatgaatgagaataggcatagcccatgtacacagggagTACACAATAGAagacacctaaatacattctcaAAACGCTAAATTAGAGACAAGAACTC carries:
- the LOC118344821 gene encoding uncharacterized protein LOC118344821; the encoded protein is MVLTWILNSISPSLANSLEYHTNPRDVWVDLQSRFSHGNNARLYLLKRELSSLQQNTTSIHEYYNHIKQIWDELSHLQNNTDLKDLQKQADDERVFQFLLGLNDSFAQLRTQILAMEPLPSITKVFSILFQEEQQRLLHIRPLPTESMAFAATNSSTARSHLRCTECGKTGHTRDRCWRIIGYPSGRDPRSKPRPSLLGKPPSGLAPVANQASFSADSSPVPGLTPELYQKLFDLLTSTPPSSNFVGNVTTSPSSFDSHHDWVVDSGARPTVDEADWSG
- the LOC109003222 gene encoding uncharacterized protein LOC109003222 — translated: MSDSDSKTLDPESTTPKTDDLENSASTKPLDPSIGGAEAIQKDLGQAEMENGEEGEEEGECGFCLFMKAGGCKESFIAWEQCIEEAEKMKEDIVEKCVEVTGALKKCMEAHADYYEPILRAEKMAEEEAIRELDIEKEKEREASSEGS